A single region of the Kwoniella botswanensis chromosome 1, complete sequence genome encodes:
- a CDS encoding nucleolar protein 16, whose translation MANPRQRSKAKSHKSTRPSIHRIRKLHQKQRRAPPLKGPEVLQNGWDKKKTVFQNYAALGLLPSIPIPSSASSSRSQRVKLPIVPAAEEEAQPKVGFGRIIRDEEGNVIDIIIDEDEEVKDQEGNVPFEEEEGEREKVQGKTEVVRQLEALSSTSAPVKRHSSTSEKTWLINLVQKYNDDYESMARDMKLNVWQKTKGEIKRMVNKAGGVEKLRNSS comes from the exons ATGGCCAACCCTAGACAACGATCCAAAGCGAAATCGCACAAATCTACCAGACCCAGTATCCACAGGATACGGAAGTTGCATCAGAAGCAGAGACGGGCACCTCCCTTGAAAGGTCCAGAGGTGTTGCAGAATGGTTGggataagaagaagacggtTTTCCAGAA TTACGCAGCATTAGGTTTATTaccttccattcccatcccctcgtcagcttcttcctctcgatctcAACGAGTCAAGTTACCCATTGTACCTgctgctgaagaggaagcacAACCGAAAGTGGGTTTCGGTAGGATCataagggatgaagaagggaatgtgattgatatcattattgatgaggatgaggaggtaaAAGACCAAGAAGGGAATGTTCCgtttgaagaggaagagggggagagggagaaggtaCAGGGTAAAACGGAGGTTGTAAGGC AACTCGaagcattatcatcaacTTCCGCACCAGTCAAGAGACACAGCTCGACATCCGAGAAAACATGGTTGATCAACCTTGTCCAGAAATACAATGACGATTACGAGAGTATGGCGAGGGATATGAAATTGAATGTATGGCAGAAGACCAAAGGTGagatcaagaggatggtCAATAAAGCTGGTGGGGTAGAGAAATTGAGGAATAGTTCTTGA